DNA from Salvelinus namaycush isolate Seneca chromosome 6, SaNama_1.0, whole genome shotgun sequence:
aaaagaaaatagataaaaataaagaaataggtCCCTCTCCCTTTCTAAAATAAGGCCTCAATTAAAAAAAGGTGTGATTTAAAGAGAGAAACTTAGGACCATAAAATCAGTGCAGTATCTAGACAAGTGATTCATTTTTTTCCCCCCATTTTTTTTTTCCTTTACAAAATCAATAGCAAGAAGTGTTTCTCGAGCTAAAACAAAAAGAAAGTGATCACAAAAAGATCTGAAATGTCATAAGGAAAGCAAAACAAACATTTCATGAAAAGTAAATGTTCTTGCTAGTCTGGAAGCTCAAAGGGTTTCTGATTAGGAAATAAGTTGGTGTGTTACCATAGTTATCTTGCATTTCCTTGGAGTCAAAACTTAAAGGGAAACTTACAGGAATACTTTCCCATGCAAGCAGTCACACACACTCGTGCTCTCTTACGATCAAGTGATCCAGCAActaaaactacaaaacaataaggACCCTGTTTAGATATGTAGCCTACTCCTGCTTTGGTCTACTGTAGGCTTACTGACTGACTAACTCGCATGGTAAAAACACCAACGTATCACATGGTGAAAAAAGCATGATGATGCCATGTGACTCACACTTGGAACATGGGAACTTAGTCAATTGGAACGTTTCCTCTTTATAAAGAGGGAATCTTGTTTCTGTAGTCTTCTGAACatgtactgtaaaaaaaaatctattacaCAATCATTAGTTTATCATTAATTAGCCTTCAGCTCTCACAATTCAACACCCCTccaaaaaaacaatatttttatttttaaagtcaCCCTTCTTTAACCACCTCATTACCTGTAACCCTCATTAACTATTGGAGATGTcctatatggcaccctattctctctcatatatatatatatatatatataacacacacagagccctatgggtcctgttcaaaagtagtgccctatataggaaattgggtgccatttgggacatacacaTTGACGGTACAACAGCAGAGTAGGTAGTAATGGAGCGTCTTGGCTCTAGGACCACAGGGGACAGagatggagggggtggagagagagaaggatgaagaGACGTACAATAGACAGAGAGAATGATGGGGCAGGGGGGGACTATGATTCATTTCACCTACAGAGTTACCAGGTACACGAAGACCACGGACGCTAAGACTCATTCATTTATTTAGATACAGACACTGACAGCACCATACAGGTCAGGTTACACCGGTCCACCGAGACTACACAGGCTTCTGATGCCTCCTGTCATGTCTGTCTTATGTCACAGGGACCTGAACAATCACACACACCCTGATGTCCCATCAAACCCACTGAACTCTCCTGAATGTTGGGGTAACTGAATAAGTGACAAGTGCCTGTTTCACGGCTGCTACTTCCATTACCGGATCGTAataccatccatccctccttctgccggtgtgtgtgtagggggccCTTGGGACGTACAGTGAAATTGACAGACAGGTCTGAGGCTCAAGTTCCCTCAGTAACATAGTATTTTCTGTGAGACACACAAAAACATTAGACCCTGTGTCTATCCTTTCTCCTTTAAAATTTAGAAGGGGATACAGAGGAAAAACAAGAGAACAGCATGCTCTTTTTGGGTCAGTTTGTGTCCATAACTTGTCCTTCAGAGAAAAACAGAGGGTGACCCCAAAAGTCTAATTTCGTGTGTTTGGGTGAGCACCCAGCCGGGACATTAGAGTTTATGTCAATCCAACCTAGAGAGTAATGAAAAGGAAAGAATGAGAGAGCACAGAtcccctcctttcatccctccattTGTGTGGGTCAGCATCCGGCAGGTACATCCGCTATGAAGTCAAACTCGTTCTGTCCTAGCCAGAGTTCAGGCAGCTCGTTAGCCTGGTCCAACCCCAGCTCTACGACCAATGACATCAGAACCTCTTCGTCCACCGGGTCAGAGTCAATAATCCCCCCACAGCCCTGATTCCTCCCTCCAACACCTCCAGGGGTACCCCCCACCAGCTGCCCCGCCGAGCCCAGCATTGAGGCCCCAAACACCCTCTGAGGTCCTGAGGTGGGCACAGAGGCTACGCCGCCACCTATACCTCCAGCCAGACTCTGGTAGTGGGAGTTGAGTTTCTGGAGCTGCATGCTGGCGAGGAGGTGAGGGCCGGTCTGGAGGGTCTGCAGGCAGAATGGCTGGGGtttggagagggatggagaggtggaggtgtggagggtggtggaggATGGGGGTAAGGGGCCACCCCCGGGTGTCTTGACAGGTACTGCCGTCCCGGTGTAGtggaggagggtgagggaggatGACGGCAGCTCGCGGTCCTTCATGACAACGTGGGTGGGGCTGGAGAACAGCAGTGAGGTCATCACCTGGGGATGCCTGGGAATGAGGAAGAGGAAAATATGTTACGATGACATCATCAAACAGGGACACTACACAAGGCGGAAGAGATAACAGAGAGTACTAAAAACATACAAGGTTCTGATAAGAGATATGACATCATAGCGGCTGGATCACAGAGTGATGATAAGACTCATTTTCTTTGCTTTAACAGCCTGAAGTCAATTGTTTAACTAGGCTACCCACTAAGTATCCTAATCCAAATAGTGGATTGAGACTGGAGACTGTCCCGGCTAAATATCATTGTCTAATTTAATTGGTGGGTCATAcgaacattttttttttgctttttacATTGCAGAAaggtctgtatcccaaatggcaccccattccctttaagagtgcactacttttgaccagaactaACCAAGGTTTGGGAACTTGGGATACAGACTAAGTAAATTAAGTAAATTAACCATGAAAATACCATAGAGGCTCAGAGAGaggggactgactgactgtctggttGGATGTCTGGGGTTCATAATAGGGTTAAAAGACAACAGACCCATTGAGGTCTGAGTCACATGATAACATACATACATATCGCCCTGAGAAAAGCAGTGTGTATGTGGGTGCGTGCATGTTTGCGTgaaagggacacacacacacacacacacacgtcaagtcATGAGGCTGTCATTTTAGGCAGTTAATCGCTTAATTATATGTGCTGATCCACTGGAACCCCCTTCCCGAGACACACACTCATCCAACCCCCTTCCTGCCCCAGACCATATTTAGGGAGAGGATAATTGCTACAGGCATGCATGCAGCTGCACTGGgcctatagaacacacacacccgTCATCTTCTGTGGCCTGCCATTGACAGCTGTTTGGTATTCACCactttgtgtgtgttctctggtcctTTGTGTTCATTATTCATTGGATGATTACTGTCAGAGGCAGACTGACTGCACATGGTTCCTCAACACAACAGCTTTCTATTACACTGATGATGCTGACgggaagacagacagaccgatAGGAGGAAGGAGAGACACTGGGCCATGTTCAAATATCCGTGGTGGAacaagtacccaattgtcatacttgagtaaaagtaaaaagataccgtaatagaaaatgactcaagtaaaagtgaaagttagtAAAATACTACTGGtgtaaaagtcaaagtatttggttttaaatatccttaagtatcaaaagtaaatggtaTTGCTAAAATGTacaagtataaaccatttcaaattccttatattaagcaaaccagacggcacaatgtAGTCTATTTGTTATTGGCGGATAGCCAGGGAAATACTTCAACAAAGCATTTgggtttagtgagtccgccagatcagaggcagtagggatgaccagggatgttctcttgataagtgtgtgaatttgacaatttctgtcaaaatgtaacaagtacttctGGGTGacagggaaatgtatggagtaaaaagtacaatattttcttgaGGAATGTAGTgcagtaaaagttgtaaaaattaGAAATAGTAAAgacaccccaaaaaacgacttaagtagtactttaaagtattttgacTTAAGTACTTTAAACCACTGTCAAATATCCTTCCATCTATATCAGTGATTAGGCCTTCCTCAAGGAAGGAGAATGCGTTTTGAAACTATTCCAACAGGGCCTATTGAAGTAGTATGTCTCTCACTAAACTGCTTCTTAACCTATTGCCAAGAAGACGAACTGTTGACTGAATAGCCTACCATTGTCAATTAGCAAGGCTAGTATATTTAGCCTATATAAACGAATCACATGTCAGACAATCACTATAGAAGTTACTTGGAACAGGTTTTCAGTAATTTGATTAATCATATCGGTCTCCCGGTGGACTTGTGGGTCAGACCTGAAAGAGCATAAAATGCGTCTCATCTCTCCAACAACGGCGGTGTCAATTACCATGCGTGACGAACAAATTGAAACGTCAATCTGCACACACACCTTCACCATATGCTGAGGCTCAGCATGGCCACTTGTTTTAATTGAATCAACACATTTAACTATGGGGTGGAGGAAACAATGCAGAAAGGATATTTAATCACCGTACAAAATGCCATTAACGTATAGCCTACTTTGCATAACACATATAGGCTAACTCATGTTTGTGACATATTTTTTGACCCCATTTGCAAATTTGGTCAAATTGACTAAATAGCTTAGTCAAAACCAGGCTTTTAGTAGATGAATGTTATTAATTAAGTAGTGTCATAAATCGTTCAAATAGCgcgtaaaatgtatttaatttcagGGTGTAGGCAAACTTCAGAATGCAGATCggaaaagtgtaaaaaaaaaaaaaaaaatttttaaaACAAGTGCTTGGCAAATACAAGTGCACACTCTGCCTTATTGCTCTGCGAAAGAAAACAAACAGTAAAGCAAACCATGGGCAATGTCAAATAAACATTAGCCTAACGCATAACTTACAAATAGCATTAACAGAAAATGTATACAGGCAAGAACAAACCTTTTAGAAAACCACGTTCAGGGCAGCAGAGAAAGTCCGTGTGTGGAGAGGATTGGTGAGATGTCTAACGTTAATGAACCCAAATCAACTCGCAAAACCACACCAGTAAGTAAATGTTTTGTCGTCGACTAAAACCTTTGTCAATTTGTCTATATTTAGTAAGTCATCCGTTAGGTCCTGTTAAACTGAAGCCATAAAGTAAATGGTTGTGGATCAGGACATTGTCCCCGTGCAGCGTCTCGCCTTCACTCTCAATTTCTCTCTAGACTGGACGACTCCGGCAGAGTTCCCTCAATGGTGTTGTTACTCAATCTAAAGGATTATTCATtcgctctctcactcactcgcACACACACTCGACCCTCAAGAAGCAGCGGGCGAAGTGCGTTTGTGGCTGGACAGCATCAAAATCCCGGCCAAGAGTATGGAGAATCGGACAGACGCACAAGGGCTATCGCCCAACAAACTGTTCGGTTAATGGTTAATTCCAGTACCTTGGTGATCCAGTTTCCACAGTTTCCGTGTGCCCGTCATGAAAGCGCTCTACTGAGGCAGATGTTCTTTATTCTCAAGAGCGAGCGCCTTTCTCTACAATCACAGATCAAAtagtgttctattctattctcaaCAGCCATCTCACTGATTATCATTCATGAGGGAACGCATAGCCCCAACACCCCTCAATGCACTTGAAACAATAACTGATGATTTGCACAACATAAAATGTGACACCAAAATGGAAAAGTGTGGGCCAACACACTCACACTAGCCTACCTAGACAGACACCGCGGATGCTGTCATCAATTAGGTAGGCCTATTTAATATTTAAAAGTCCTCTGTTACAACTATATGTCAAATAACTCATGTCATCCTGAAATAAAATTACACACCTAAACATTTCCCCAAATTCGAGGTTGTCATATCAACCCAGACCCATTGATAACACAACCTTTTTTCAGATCCTCTGTTCATTCATGCATTGATTTTTAACAATTCATCTCAATAttgtcagagagagaaaagaaaacatGCCAAGGCACCTTCTTTTAAAACACCACGCGCCTTAATTCCTTTTCAGTTAACCACATAAAGGCTTGCGAGCATCTGTCTTTATTGTGGTCAAGTCCCGTCAGTGCGCGGGGACAGTTCTCATGTAGATGAGGCTCGAGCATGATGTATGGGAGTACGGGGAGTCCTCTTTCTCCCCGGTGAGAAAACGTTATGCAAATGAGACGAACGGTTTTCAATTTCCCTCTTGAATGTAAAACTAGAAAAAACGGGTAAAAACAGACCGACACACATAAACGCAAATAACGTCAGCTTGTAATGTTCAACAACTCTCCTTTGATATAATTTTTTGCAAGCCTAGTTATATTATAGACTGAGCCCTAAAACAAACATTTATCTTATGACAAAACAATTCATAATCTAAAAGGTAAACTGatgtattcaaatcaaatgaTGACATCCTATGTAGGGAAACATGATGCTTTGCATAAAATGTCGTTGGGAAGGCCTGATGCAGTCAGTCTAGTCGCCATACAGGACATGGCAGGCAGGTGTGCTATTCAACAGCATGAATAGAGATGGGAGTTTGATTTCAGGCTGGGGAGGAGAGTAAACGTTCTTATCTATACACTAGGCTCTGAGTTTCTTTAGTGAAGCTGTCAGGCAGATAGGGTGTGTATGGTTAATGTATGGAAGCCATGCCTTTTCTCAATTGGATTTTCGCAACTCCTGCGTCCTCTTTACTCCGCCCTCTctcgcctccttttgaaaaaggtcaaaggtaatcgagGTGATGTGGCGAGGAGACTGTACGTGGAGGAAAATGCGCTTGTATGAAAGACTCCCCCACTCGCGTGTCATGGTTTTGACGAGATGGCATGCCCCATTGTCAAAAGTGACTTTTCGTAAGTCAGGAAAACTTTAAGCAGCAGGTTAGGTTTAGGTAAGGTTTGGAAAAgtgttagggttagctaaaatgacTTCCGACTTGACTTGAATATGTAAACTGACATCACTTTCACATTAGCGGCATCCCTTCTAGACATGACCGCGCTTCATCTGTTTAATTACGTTTACAGTGGTGGAGCCCAAAATAAGTGAAAAGTGATTAAAAACAAATTAAATTAGTTGTGCAGGACATTTTAAAGACACAATAAGTTCCATATTGTTTTTAAACGTGTGTATGCTTTTCTCCAACAAAACAAAAGCTGAATCAAAGGGGGTGTGGCAGATTTCAAAACTCTTCCACAAATGGCAACTTGATGAAAGGTGGCTATCAAGGAGGGAAGCACACTCATCCGTTCGCCTACTAACGAATTGACATCACCACCTGACCACTTATCGGTTTCTGGGTCATGGaagagagaggtgtggagggctGAGTTTTCTTAAAATGATTAAAGGCCCATTAAATAAGGTGGATTGAGAAACATATTTTTGGTTGGCAAAGGACTGATAATTTGGCCATATTGCCAATCCAAAAATAAAGTGATATGCCATGCAACAGCTCTATGCCAAATGTTAAAAATTGTCTTAAAGAAATCTGAGGAATTATTTAAATGGAGAAACAGTTAAGACATACTAAAATATTTTTGGTAATCCAGCTCCCTAGGCCCTGAAGTTGTCTTGTTCTGGTCTCCATGCAATGTCATAATAagggggaggaggtggaagaCAGAACTACCCTACTCTCATGTCTAAATTCACCCGTTTTTACTGAGTCTTTGTGCAATAGGCTGTCACGGAGCTGTTTACAAGATAGGAGTTTCAATCAGTTTCGTCTTTCCTCCTAACCCATAAACAGACTAATGAGTTTCACATGCACTCTGAGGAAAACCACAACTCTGACCACAGAAtccataaagtgtgtgtgtgtttgtcggtGTGAGTGTgcgtactctgtgtgtgtgttctggttgtGGTCATAATGTTTAAATGAAATCCATAAAGATCACACAGAACTTCTGTTCCACACATGGAACCCACTTTGAT
Protein-coding regions in this window:
- the LOC120049815 gene encoding cbp/p300-interacting transactivator 1-like; translated protein: MTSLLFSSPTHVVMKDRELPSSSLTLLHYTGTAVPVKTPGGGPLPPSSTTLHTSTSPSLSKPQPFCLQTLQTGPHLLASMQLQKLNSHYQSLAGGIGGGVASVPTSGPQRVFGASMLGSAGQLVGGTPGGVGGRNQGCGGIIDSDPVDEEVLMSLVVELGLDQANELPELWLGQNEFDFIADVPAGC